The Synechococcales cyanobacterium T60_A2020_003 genomic sequence ATCCGCACCATCGATAGCAGCAGCAGCATGCCGGCCCCTGTTAAGCCAATCGCAATAGGTTCCGCCATGCCGCGCACCATTGACTGGACGCCACCTCTAGCCCGTTCAGGAATCGGTTGAAACAGGATAGGGCTGGTACTGGCAACCAGGGTATACCGCAATAACTCATCGACAAACTTCAGCAGAATAATGACCCAAAACAGAATCGGTTGCCGCAGAACGAGTAAGGCTAAGAACGCCAGTGTAGCTGTAGATGAAGGAGGAATCATGGCGACGGAAAAAACGCCCATGCGCTCGACGACCCGACTTGAGACAAACCACTGCATGAGCAGTTCAAACATGCCGAGTACGCCGCTAAAGACCGCCAAGAAATCTGCAATATCTTCAACGTCCACATTCAAGTTCTGCGTGAGGCTCTGTTCAAGCTGGCTGAGATACTCAAAGTCAATCAGCAACAGCAGCACTTGCAGCATCACAAAGAAGGTGACGACCAGAACCACGTATTTCTGAATCGGGCCATGAATTTGGCGCTTTTTACTAAACTCTGCATCGCTATGGGTGTCTTGACTGCGGCGACGGCTAATATCTGGAAACGACTGACGATAATGACGACTGATGTAGAAGAGGACGCCGGCTCCCATGATCATCATCAGACAGGCCAGCAGCACTAAATTTTCTAATCCAATCAGCGATCGCAGTAGGGGCAGGGAAAATCCGCTTAAGACATCGGCCATCAAAATGCCGCTACTGACGAGGGGAAAGGTACGCTTAATTTCCCGAATATTGAAAAGCTGGTTGGCAGTGATGGAGGTATTGAGTTCGCTAAGCACATACAGCGCCTCTACCCAAAGGCGCATCAAAAATATGGCATAGGTGAACATGACTGCCGTATTCAGCCCGAACCAAAATAGGGGCAGGGGCAGCGCCATCAGGAGTCCAATCAAGACGATGACGGAGCGGAGCGGTAAGACCTTTTGCATCCAGGAATAGAGAAAGCCTAGTCCCGTGCCAATTCCAGCACTGGCAATGTAAATCCACGGTAAGGAATCGGCTCCATACTCCCCAATGAAGAGGGCTGCGGTACTGACTTCAAACCACAGCATCCCGACGGAGGTCGAGGTATAAAACAGGAACATTAGCAATGTTCGGGCAGCTTCCTCTGGGCGTAGATTAAACCACTGGAGAAGTTTACGCAGAATTGGAGAGCGGTTTTGGCTGATTGGCAACTCGCTTAGCTTCATGCAACACCCATCTCATCAAGCTATGTTCTAGGGCAAAACGCTTAGACTGACTCTATATTAAGAGTGCCCACAGAAACTGGCGCGTATGCACAATCGATTGATTCTAATCCAGTGCCGACTTGGCGATCGCATCTAGGGGGAGTCCGGCGGGATAGGTGCCCTCTTCTTTAATCTGCTGAATCATGCGTTTCGGAATCAACACCCGCATCTTTTCGGCGATCGCCTGCACCACATCGCCGCGATCGATCACACCGGATACCGCACCTGCAGGCGACAGCACCGTTAGGTGTTTTGTATTTTTCTCGTCCAGATCGCGCACAACCTCGGCTAGGGATGCCGTTTCGAGAATCGAGGGAAGGTTGTCTAACGGCTCAGCAATATCGTTGAGGGTGCGGCTATCCCACAGGTTGCGATCGGTTTCCCGCAACACATCAACAGACACCATTCCTCGATAACGACCGTTGGAGGCTGCATAGTAGGTCGTCGGTGGCGCTTCATGGATGAGGTGGTGTTCCGCAAACTCGCGCAGCGTCCAAGCGGCGTCTACCACGCGAAAGTCACGGGTCATGGCATCAGCGGCTTTGATGGTGAGCAGGGCTTCCTGAACGTTGGTAAGGCTACTGTAGGCGTTGGCGTTCCGCACCCCGAACCAACCTAAGAGGGCAATCCACAGGGCATCGAATGCGCCAAAGCGGAAAAATAGAACCACACCGATAATGATCGCCATCCAGCCGAGGGTTTGCCCCACCTTCGCCGCCCAGCGCACCCCTCTGAAGCGATCGCCCGTTGCTTTCCAAATGGCCGCTTTGAGCACTTGGCCACCGTCTAGGGGCAGACCAGGAATCATATTAAATAGAGCCAGCACCAAGTTGATATTGGCTAAGTCTTGCACGATGGTGGTCAACGGGTCTGACCAGCGCACCACGTTTTGCAGCAGGAAGAGAATCACAAATAGGCTGAAACTGACCGCAGGGCCTGCGATCGCCACCTGAAACGCTTGTCCCGGTGTTTTGGATTCTCGATCAATGGAGGCAATGCCGCCAAATAGGAATAGGGTAATGGAGTTGACCCGAATACCTTGGGATAGGGCAACGACGCTATGCCCCAGTTCATGAAGGAGTACCGACCCAAAGAGGGCGAGGGCCATGACAAATCCAGCGATCCAGGCGATGTTTTGCCCCCACTCCAGGTCTTGCCAGGTTACCCCGTATACATAGGTCACCGCTATTAAGATGAAAAACCAGGATGGATCGAGCATTAGCGGAATGCCAAATATAGATCCAACACGCCAACCTGATTTCATGCGATCGCCCCACACATATGCTTCTTCTCTCAGGATAATCACTTTTGCTGAGGTTTTGCCGAATTAGGGGCGATCGCCCTTTCGCGCTATCCTGAAATATATCGCTTTCGATGTCGGTATCTCCATCCTAGCTGCGCTGCAATTCACCAGGCCTGACGACCTCGATCACCAAGAGTCGTGGTGGCATAGCTCAGAATACAAGCCTTTCAATGATCCGATGAACTTAGAAAATCTCTTAAGCTACTAATTTGATTCTTACTGTACATATTTCTAGTATTGAGACTATTAAGTTTCTCCCGAAAGGTGAG encodes the following:
- a CDS encoding site-2 protease family protein — its product is MKSGWRVGSIFGIPLMLDPSWFFILIAVTYVYGVTWQDLEWGQNIAWIAGFVMALALFGSVLLHELGHSVVALSQGIRVNSITLFLFGGIASIDRESKTPGQAFQVAIAGPAVSFSLFVILFLLQNVVRWSDPLTTIVQDLANINLVLALFNMIPGLPLDGGQVLKAAIWKATGDRFRGVRWAAKVGQTLGWMAIIIGVVLFFRFGAFDALWIALLGWFGVRNANAYSSLTNVQEALLTIKAADAMTRDFRVVDAAWTLREFAEHHLIHEAPPTTYYAASNGRYRGMVSVDVLRETDRNLWDSRTLNDIAEPLDNLPSILETASLAEVVRDLDEKNTKHLTVLSPAGAVSGVIDRGDVVQAIAEKMRVLIPKRMIQQIKEEGTYPAGLPLDAIAKSALD